The following coding sequences are from one Pyxidicoccus xibeiensis window:
- a CDS encoding glycogen debranching protein — translation MTRLLGAALASALFALGCSESDYVRLYHSEARAPSYTVDDVESLRHMGPTFVDRGVNFALYSENATRLELLLFDDPEITRPTRTYEMTRYGDVWNVYVEGVGLGQHYGFRAWGPNWEYDPSWFPGSILGFKTDVDVYGNRFNPNKLLTDPYSRALHRDHDWGKGSTASGPARTEVTYAASAKSVLVQSDYQWSEAESQWRANRQNEKWEGHGWNDLIVYEVHAKGFTADPASGVRFPGTYRGLGEKADYFKDLGITAVELLPIHEKPLDGGYWGYQTINFFAPELSYAAHKLPHQVIDEFKWMVEELHKRDIEVIVDVVYNHTGEGGLWREKLETDDVLPGEPLESLDPTETAGLYSFRGIDNQAYYALNPDRRTYWNNTGVGNQTRPNHRPMRRLTMDSLRFYVEELHVDGFRFDLAPILGERDGDYNRWDDPRNTVLQEIVDDPVLQKYNTRIIAEPWSAGGWYCMPMGEFPNSVTQPGTGWYEWNGRFRDWWRNFINRDDWKLNSNDGSLCGRPGSADGAFLMYGSKEWYERNGRRPYHSMNFITVHDGFTMYDLFAYDEKQNRCGPLNPVCCDTPNSPFCDKVSGEDHNRSRNWGPIGDVRAENTRRQMMRNAFMAMMISHGTPMILGGDEWMRTQLGNNNAYSTRADNPFNWYQWGAYLSRDERHRMYAFVKAAIRLRKEHGYAFSPPDYAKGAPLAWKSPQNTDEVAWDSKQLMIHYHDKSYGPELVVLINMGNTPQTFTLPTGRQWKVLIDTNAVYDTPEHLAAEGLGSRVTGNAWLDTPKPHNGAEYAVPDRTMTVLRAE, via the coding sequence ATGACCCGCCTGCTGGGCGCGGCCCTGGCCAGCGCCCTCTTCGCCCTTGGGTGCAGTGAGAGCGATTATGTCCGGCTGTACCACAGTGAAGCCCGGGCCCCGAGCTACACGGTGGATGACGTGGAGTCCCTGCGGCACATGGGCCCCACCTTCGTGGACCGCGGGGTGAACTTCGCCCTCTACTCGGAGAACGCCACCCGGCTGGAGCTGCTGCTCTTCGACGACCCGGAAATCACCCGGCCCACGCGCACCTACGAGATGACGCGATACGGGGACGTGTGGAACGTCTACGTGGAGGGCGTGGGGCTGGGCCAGCACTACGGCTTCCGCGCCTGGGGCCCCAACTGGGAGTACGACCCCAGCTGGTTCCCCGGCTCCATCCTCGGCTTCAAGACGGACGTGGACGTCTATGGCAACCGTTTCAATCCGAACAAGCTGCTGACGGACCCGTACTCGAGGGCGCTCCACAGGGACCATGACTGGGGCAAGGGCAGCACTGCCAGTGGACCGGCCCGCACGGAGGTGACGTACGCGGCCTCCGCCAAGAGCGTGCTCGTCCAGAGCGACTACCAGTGGTCCGAGGCGGAGTCGCAGTGGCGGGCCAACCGGCAGAACGAGAAGTGGGAGGGCCACGGCTGGAACGACCTCATCGTCTACGAGGTCCACGCCAAGGGCTTCACCGCGGACCCCGCCAGCGGCGTGCGCTTCCCGGGGACGTACCGGGGCCTGGGCGAGAAGGCGGACTACTTCAAGGACCTGGGCATCACCGCCGTGGAGCTGCTGCCCATCCACGAGAAGCCGCTGGACGGTGGCTACTGGGGCTACCAGACCATCAACTTCTTCGCCCCCGAGCTGTCCTACGCGGCGCACAAGCTGCCGCACCAGGTCATCGACGAGTTCAAGTGGATGGTGGAGGAGCTGCACAAGCGCGACATCGAGGTCATCGTCGACGTGGTCTACAACCACACCGGCGAGGGCGGCCTGTGGCGCGAGAAGCTGGAGACGGACGACGTGCTCCCCGGGGAGCCGCTGGAGTCGCTGGACCCCACGGAGACGGCGGGCCTGTACTCGTTCCGCGGCATCGACAACCAGGCGTACTACGCGCTCAACCCGGACCGCCGCACGTACTGGAACAACACGGGCGTGGGCAACCAGACGCGGCCCAACCACCGGCCCATGCGCCGGCTGACCATGGACAGCCTCCGCTTCTACGTGGAGGAGCTGCACGTGGACGGCTTCCGCTTCGACCTGGCGCCCATCCTGGGAGAGCGCGACGGCGACTACAACCGCTGGGACGACCCGCGCAACACGGTGCTCCAGGAGATTGTCGACGACCCCGTCCTCCAGAAGTACAACACGCGCATCATCGCCGAGCCCTGGAGCGCGGGCGGCTGGTACTGCATGCCCATGGGCGAGTTCCCCAACTCCGTCACCCAGCCGGGCACCGGCTGGTACGAGTGGAACGGCCGCTTCCGCGACTGGTGGCGCAACTTCATCAACCGGGACGACTGGAAGCTCAACTCCAACGACGGCTCGCTGTGCGGCCGCCCCGGCTCGGCCGACGGCGCCTTCCTGATGTACGGCAGCAAGGAGTGGTACGAGCGCAACGGCCGCCGTCCCTACCACTCGATGAACTTCATCACCGTGCACGACGGCTTCACGATGTACGACCTGTTCGCGTACGACGAGAAGCAGAACCGGTGCGGCCCGCTCAACCCGGTGTGCTGCGACACGCCGAACAGCCCCTTCTGCGACAAGGTGAGCGGCGAGGACCACAACCGCTCGCGCAACTGGGGCCCGATTGGTGACGTGCGCGCGGAGAACACGCGCCGGCAGATGATGCGCAACGCCTTCATGGCGATGATGATCAGCCACGGCACGCCCATGATTCTTGGCGGCGACGAGTGGATGCGCACGCAGCTGGGCAACAACAACGCGTACTCCACGCGCGCGGACAACCCGTTCAACTGGTACCAGTGGGGCGCGTACCTCTCGCGGGACGAGCGCCACCGCATGTACGCATTCGTGAAGGCCGCCATCCGGCTGCGCAAGGAGCACGGGTACGCCTTCTCCCCGCCGGACTACGCCAAGGGCGCGCCGCTGGCCTGGAAGAGCCCCCAGAACACCGACGAGGTGGCGTGGGACAGCAAGCAGCTGATGATCCACTACCACGACAAGTCCTACGGGCCGGAGCTGGTGGTGCTCATCAACATGGGCAACACGCCCCAGACGTTCACCCTGCCCACGGGCCGCCAGTGGAAGGTGCTCATCGACACCAACGCGGTCTACGACACCCCGGAGCACCTCGCCGCCGAGGGCCTGGGCAGCCGCGTCACGGGCAATGCCTGGCTGGACACGCCCAAGCCCCACAACGGCGCTGAATACGCCGTGCCAGACCGGACGATGACCGTCCTGCGTGCGGAGTAG
- a CDS encoding ABC transporter ATP-binding protein: MSEVILSGIKKSFGQNLIVKGVDLQVREGEFLVMVGPSGCGKTTLLRLIAGLEQVDSGEVRIGGTRVNEVAPRDRDVAMVFQSYALYPHMTVRENLAFGLTLRKFPPAEIAARVQEVAGMLELAHLLDRKPKALSGGQRQRVAMGRAIVRRPKVFLFDEPLSNLDTALRVQMRGELARLHRRLGATMIYVTHDQVEAMTLATRVAVFNAGILQQVGPPLELYNRPANRFVAGFLGSPAMNFLEARRQGGSFAGRGFTLPCPGDVPADASNVLVGLRPQDLRVTSQGPLAGTVDAVERLGFDGYAFLTTEAGPVAARFEKGVNVAVGDKVSLAPVSDSLHVFSEDGARALRHPVDRESLEVAS; the protein is encoded by the coding sequence TTGTCCGAAGTCATCCTGAGCGGGATCAAGAAGTCGTTTGGCCAGAACCTCATCGTGAAGGGCGTGGACCTTCAGGTGCGGGAAGGCGAATTCCTCGTCATGGTGGGTCCTTCCGGCTGCGGGAAGACCACCCTGCTGCGCCTCATCGCGGGGCTGGAGCAGGTGGACTCGGGTGAAGTGCGCATCGGCGGGACGCGGGTGAACGAGGTCGCGCCGCGTGATCGCGACGTGGCCATGGTGTTCCAGTCGTACGCGCTCTACCCGCACATGACGGTGCGGGAGAACCTGGCCTTCGGCCTGACGCTGCGGAAGTTCCCTCCGGCGGAGATTGCCGCCCGGGTGCAGGAAGTCGCGGGGATGCTGGAGCTGGCGCACCTGCTGGACCGCAAGCCCAAGGCCCTGTCGGGCGGCCAGCGCCAGCGCGTGGCCATGGGGCGCGCCATCGTCCGGCGGCCCAAGGTGTTCCTCTTCGACGAGCCCCTGTCCAACCTGGACACCGCCCTGCGCGTGCAGATGCGCGGCGAGCTGGCCCGGCTGCACCGCCGGCTGGGCGCGACGATGATCTACGTCACCCACGACCAGGTGGAGGCGATGACGCTGGCCACCCGCGTGGCCGTCTTCAACGCCGGCATCCTCCAGCAGGTGGGGCCGCCCCTGGAGCTCTACAACCGCCCGGCGAACCGCTTCGTGGCGGGGTTCCTCGGCTCCCCGGCGATGAACTTCCTGGAGGCCCGGCGCCAGGGCGGAAGCTTCGCCGGCCGGGGCTTCACCCTGCCCTGCCCCGGGGACGTGCCAGCGGACGCCTCCAACGTGCTGGTGGGCCTGCGGCCCCAGGACCTGCGGGTGACGTCGCAGGGGCCGCTGGCGGGCACGGTGGACGCGGTGGAGCGGCTGGGCTTCGACGGGTACGCCTTCCTCACGACGGAGGCGGGCCCGGTGGCGGCGCGCTTCGAGAAGGGCGTCAACGTGGCCGTGGGGGACAAGGTGTCCCTGGCGCCGGTGTCGGACTCGCTGCACGTCTTCTCCGAGGACGGCGCGCGCGCGCTGCGTCACCCGGTGGACCGCGAGTCGCTGGAGGTGGCGTCTTGA